A window of Mucilaginibacter sp. PAMC 26640 contains these coding sequences:
- a CDS encoding PAS domain-containing sensor histidine kinase, with translation MESTALLRAIIDNAIDGVITIDGRGLIESINPAACKLFQYTPDEVIGRNVSVLMPPPDRELHDEYIDRYQRTGHAHIIGIGREVTGLRQDGTQFPFRLGVSEVKYSGRQIYAGFIHDLSREKEAEQQLKEYAADLEELVAERTKSLQKTVEALSLAKEEVSLSLKKEKELGQLKSRFVSMASHEFRTPLSAVQLSASLIDKYAEPFENVNITKHVARIKHAVGNLTGILNDFLSLEKLEAGIVAPSFSDFDLVKLAEEITEEMQMLAKQNQNIIYQHTGLRHVANLDANLLKNCIINLVANAIKYSGENTFIEFNTEINTSGCYLVVKDNGIGIPEEDQKHLFEPFFRAHNTGNIPGTGLGLNIVARYVRLMNGTIDFKSNLSKGTQFTISFRSYE, from the coding sequence ATGGAGAGTACCGCCCTTTTACGTGCTATAATTGACAATGCCATTGATGGTGTAATTACCATTGATGGTAGGGGACTTATCGAATCGATCAATCCAGCAGCTTGTAAGCTGTTCCAGTACACGCCTGATGAAGTTATAGGCCGTAATGTGTCTGTGTTAATGCCCCCGCCCGATCGGGAACTGCACGATGAGTATATTGACCGGTACCAGCGTACCGGCCATGCACATATTATCGGTATTGGCCGAGAAGTGACGGGTTTAAGGCAAGATGGTACGCAATTTCCATTCCGGTTAGGAGTCAGTGAGGTTAAGTATTCCGGAAGGCAGATCTATGCAGGTTTTATACATGACCTTAGCCGCGAAAAAGAAGCTGAACAGCAACTGAAAGAATATGCTGCTGATTTGGAAGAGCTGGTGGCCGAGCGGACGAAGTCGCTTCAAAAAACGGTGGAAGCTTTGAGCCTGGCCAAAGAGGAAGTTAGTCTTTCTTTGAAAAAGGAAAAAGAGTTGGGCCAGTTAAAAAGCCGTTTTGTATCCATGGCCTCTCATGAATTTCGTACCCCGTTGAGCGCAGTGCAGCTGTCGGCTTCTCTCATTGATAAATATGCCGAACCTTTTGAGAACGTCAACATCACTAAACACGTTGCCAGGATAAAACACGCTGTAGGTAATCTAACAGGGATCCTCAATGATTTCCTTTCTCTGGAAAAATTGGAAGCCGGAATAGTGGCGCCCTCTTTCAGCGATTTTGACCTGGTAAAGCTGGCCGAAGAAATAACCGAAGAAATGCAGATGCTGGCCAAACAAAATCAAAACATTATATATCAGCATACCGGTTTACGTCATGTAGCCAATTTGGATGCCAACCTGCTTAAAAATTGTATCATAAACCTTGTTGCCAACGCTATTAAATATTCAGGTGAAAATACTTTTATTGAATTTAATACGGAGATTAATACAAGCGGATGCTACCTGGTAGTAAAAGATAATGGCATAGGTATCCCGGAAGAAGATCAGAAACATCTTTTTGAACCATTTTTCAGGGCACATAATACAGGTAACATTCCCGGCACGGGCCTGGGCTTAAACATAGTGGCACGCTACGTCAGGCTAATGAACGGCACTATCGATTTTAAAAGTAATTTAAGCAAGGGTACACAATTTACGATTTCATTTCGATCCTATGAGTAA